A region of the Deltaproteobacteria bacterium HGW-Deltaproteobacteria-6 genome:
GAAATTTATCAATTTATTAGGCAGGACATTCTTAACAGGAAAACCATTCCCGTATTCCTCTGGCTTGCAAGTAAGTAGTCTCATTAATTCAAAATAGTAAAATTAAAGGATACCAATTATGGACGATACAAAAACTTTTGCCGAAATGTTCGAAGAATCTTACGCCACCCCCAAGCGCTATGCCGTGGGAGAAAAAGTAGAGGCAACGATTGTTAAAATTTCTCCGGAGTGGATTTTCATTGATCTGGGCGCCAAAAGCGAAGGCTACATGGATAAAAAAGAATTTCTCGATGACGCGGGGAATCTGACCATTAAGGAAGGCGATACGGTCACCGCCTATTTTCTTTCGTCGCGTCACAGCGAAAGACTCTTCACCACCAAATTGCTGGCGCGCAAAAGTGTCGATGAATTTCTGGTCAATGCTTATCAAAATGCGATTCCTCTGGAAGCCACCGTCGAAAAAGAAGTTAAGGGCGGCTTTTCCGTAAAAATCAGCGCCAGTGCCAGCGGCTTTTGTCCTTTCTCGCAAATGGACAAAAGAAGAATCGAAAATGCTGCGGATTACATCGGTAAAAAATTCGATTTCCTGGTGATAGAGTATGGGGAAAACGGCCGCAAAATCATCCTGTCCCGCCGTCCGCTGCTCGAAAAAATTGAACAGGAAAAAGTTGAAGAACTGAAGAAATCCTTGCAAAAAGGCATGACCGTCCGTGGCATTGTGACCTCCGTTCGCGACTTCGGCGCATTTGTCGATATCGGCGGCGTGCAGGCCCTGCTGCCGGTTTCGGAAATGACCTGGGGCAGAGTGGAAGACGCCAAATCTCTCTATAAATCCGGCGATGCCATCGAAGCCGTCATCATTAATCTGGATTGGGAAAATGACCGCATCACTTTATCCTTTAAAGACACACTCCCCGATCCCTGGAATGACGTTGTTCGTAATTACATTGAAGGCAGCATCCACAAGGGCAGGATATCGCGGCTGACCGATTTCGGCGCATTTGTCACGCTGGAGGCGGGCGTAGACGGGCTCTTGCATATTTCCAAGCTGGGCAAAGGGAAAAAAATCAAACACGCCCAGGATGTCCTGACCAGGGACCGCGAAATCGACGTGAAGATCGAAAAGATTGATCGCGACAACAAAAGAATTTCGCTGGATCTGGCTTCAAACAGTGAAGAAAAAAAGGACTCGGCGGAACCGGGCGATGATTACAAAAGTTACATGCCTAAAGCCCCTAAAACCATGGGCACATTCGGCGACCTGCTGAGCAAAGCCAAGAAGAAATAAGAAAAGGTTCAGCGGTTCACGGTTCAACGGCTGTAGCCCCCTGCCCTCCAGCGGGGGACACAGCACATTAATTGAAGTCATCATTCTTGTTCTTATTTCAACACAGTGTCAAATCACCCTTGAACCTCGGACCGATCATACCCCCGCAGGAGTATGAACCGCTGATGCGACGGGTCAAAAACATTGACGTTGACCGATCGGGTACGTTTAGAAAATTTTTAAATAACCCTGCCTGTCAAGGTAAAATAAAAGACATGAAAACACCAAGCATTCGTATACAACAGGCATTTTTTGCCGCCAGACAATAATCAGACGCCAAATCCGTCAATACATTGACGATTATTCTATCTATTATTAAATATCACCGGTCATCCCGGGGCCATCACAAATCTAATAAATTATAATTTATTTCGATATTTAACCGGATTACTTTTTTCATAAAGCGTATTCCAGACTTTTCAAATTACTTTAAGCCAAAAAAGGCATTGATATTGCATTATATTCTGTTTATAAATATTATCATGGAAGAAGATAACAATTTGAGAAATAAAATTTTGAATCTGGTAAAAGACTATTATCTGCAGAATATTCCACATCAAGACTTTATTCCCGGAAAGACACCCGTTCATTATGCGGGTCGTGTTTATGACGAAAATGAAATGCAGGCTGCCGTGGAGGCAGCGCTCGATTTCTGGCTCACGGAAGGCCGTTTTACTTCTCGCTTTGAATCCGATCTGGCCCAAAGAGTGGGAACCCGGCATGCTATTCTGGTCAATTCAGGATCCTCAGCCAACCTCCTTGCCCTAACCGCTTTAACGTCCGTCTTCCTTAATGAACGAAGACTGAAAGCAGGAGACGAAGTCATAACGGTTGCGGCCGGTTTCCCTACGACGGTTAATTCCATCATTCAGAACGGTCTTATCCCTGTATTTGTCGATGTTAATATTCCAAATTACAATATTGCTGTTGAAGATATCGAAAAAGCTCTAAGCCCGAAGACGCGTGCGATATTTTTGGCCCACACGCTGGGTAATCCTTTCGACATCGAACGGATCATCGCCATTGCCAAAAATCATAACCTGTTTGTGATCGAAGATAATTGCGATGCATTGGGGTCAATCTACAAAGGTCAGCCCACGGGATCTTTCGGCCATCTTTCGACCTGCTCATTTTACCCCGCACACCACATCACTCTGGGCGAAGGAGGCGCTGTGCTGACATCTGACGATACGCTGGCCAGGATCATTCGCTCTCTAAAAGACTGGGGCAGAGATTGCTATTGCAAACCCGGCATGAATAATCGCTGCGGAAAAAGATTTTCGGGGCAACATGGGGATTTACCTGAAGGCTACGATCATAAATACGTTTATTCCCATATCGGTTATAATTTGAAAGCCACGGAATTTCAGGCCGCCATCGGTGTGGAACAGTTAAAAAAGCTGGACGTTTTCTGTGAGGCTAGACGCAAGAATTTTCAACGCTGGACGGCAGGTTTCAAAAAATATGAAAAATACTTTATCCTGCCTAAAGCCACGGAGGATTCAGATCCGGCCTGGTTTGCCTTTCCATTGACGGTACGATGCAAAGATTCATGGTTTTCAAGAAATAACTTAACGGAATTCTTAAACGAACATCTTATTGAAACCCGAAATCTGTTCGGCGGCAATCTGCTGCGTCAACCCGCATACCGGGATATTACTTACCGCCGGACGGGTGAACTGCCCAATACGGACCGCATCATGAATGATACTTTCTTTCTGGGAACCTACCCCGGCCTGGGCAAGGAGCAAATTGAATACACACTGGATATCATCGACCGGTTTTTGTCTTCGCGGAGGATAAAATGAAAAAAACCACCGCAAAAACGAAAGAAAACCTTGCGGATGTTTATAATGGAAAACGTGTGCTTATCACCGGCGACACGGGTTTCAAAGGTTCGTGGCTGGCCCTGTGGCTTCACGAACTCGGCGCTTCAGTCACCGGAATTGCTCTTGCACCTTCTACTAAGCCTTCCCATTTCCAATTGGCATCGCTGAACAATGTCATTGATCATATCCATGTGGATATTCGCAGTCTGGACAAAGTTAAAAAAGTTTTTGCTCAGGTTAAACCGGAAATCGTCTTTCATTTGGCGGCTCAAGCCCTGGTTCGTGAGTCTTACGACGATCCCAAAGCAACTTTTGACACCAACGTGGGCGGAACGGTCAATATTCTGGAAGCCATCCGTCAGTGCACCGGCGTCAGAGCGGTTGTCGTTATTACGTCTGACAAATGCTACGATAATAAGGAATGGGTCTGGGGATACAGGGAAAGCGATCCGCTGGGCGGCCACGATCCTTACAGCGCCAGCAAGGGAGCCTCTGAAATCGTCTCTGCAGCCTATCACCGCTCTTACTTCGATTTAAAAGGTATTGGGCCTCATCTGGGCTTCGCCACGGCCCGCGCCGGCAATGTCATCGGCGGCGGTGACTGGGCTAAAGACCGAATCATTCCCGATTGCGTCCGCGCACTCACCGCAAACCAGCCCATCATCGTCAGAAATCCGCAAGCCACCCGTCCCTGGCAGCATGTATTGGACCCGTTACACGGCTATCTGCTGCTTGCTGCCCGGCTTCTGGAAAATCCGGATAGATTCAGCGGCGCCTGGAACTTCGGACCGCAAACATCCGATCAGATTACCGTTCACGCACTTGCCGAACGATTCATTCATGCCTGGGGAAGCGGCGCGATCCAAACACCTCCGATTAAAAAGGCTCCTCATGAAGCACACTTGCTGCATTTAAATATTGATAAAGCGGCATTCGGGTTGAAATGGCAACCCGTTTTGGATAGTTCATCAGCAATCAACTGGACGGTTGACTGGTACAAAATCTGGCATCGGTCCGGGAAGAACCAAAAAAACGTATCCGTTCAACAGATCAGAGAATTCAGCAATCTTGCAGCGATGAAAGGACAATATACTTCTTAGAAAATCAAAGATTTTGGGAGGAAGATCCATGAAAGTAGTCATCTTGGCCGGCGGTATGGGTACACGCATCAGTGAAGAGTCGCATTTAAAACCAAAACCGATGATTGAAATCGGGGAACATCCGATTTTATGGCATATTATGAAAATCTATTCTCATCACGGATTTGATGAATTCATTATCTGCCTGGGATATAAGGCCAACGTGGTCAAGGATTATTTTGCCAACTACTTCATGTACGAATCGGACGTGACGTTCAACTTCAAGAGCGGCAGGGAGATGTTCACCCATCGACATTACGCCGAGAAATGGACGGTAACGCTCGTCAACACGGGACTGGAAACCATGACAGGCGGCCGGGTGAAACGGATTCAAAAATATGTAGGGAATGAGCCATTTATGCTAACTTATGGAGATGGCGTTTCAAATGTCAATATACCCAAGCTTATTGACTTTCATAAATCACACGGCAAATATGTCACCGTTACAGCAGCCCAGCCCTTAGGCAGATTTGGTTCCCTAAGCATCGGCAAAACAAGCGAAGTAGCGGGATTTGTCGAAAAACCAAAGGGAGACAACAGTTGGATCAACGGCGGATTTTTTGTCATGCAGCCCGAAGTGTTTAATTACCTCAAGGAAGATGACACAAATCTGGAAGTGGACCCGCTGCAGAAATTGGCAAGTGAGCGCCACTTCATGGCGTACCGGCATGATGGTTTCTGGCAGCCCATGGACACAATGCGAGATAAAATACTTCTCGAAGAACTCTGGAAATCCGGCAAAGCGCCATGGAAAGTCTGGCAATAAAAAATTATTATAGGAGCTACAAATGAAAAACTATTTTGATCAGCCTCTGTTTATTTTTGAAATGGCTAACAATCATATGGGCTCTTTGGAACATGGCCTGACGATGATCAAAGCGTTTGCCGAAGTGGCCAGACCGTTCAAATTCCAGTTTGGATTCAAGTTTCAATTCCGGAATTTGGATACATTCATTCATCCCGATTACAAAACGCGGATGGACCTGAAAAACGTCAAACGGTTCAGCGAAACAAGACTATCGAAAGAACAATTTCAGGAACTGAAGGATGCTCTGAGCGCCAACCATTTCATATCCATCTGCACGCCCTTTGATGAACCGTCGGTAGATCTTATTGAAGAAATGAATTTCGATATTATCAAGATCGCCAGCTGTTCCTTTACCGACTGGCCTCTTTTAGAGCGAATCGTGCAAACTGACAAGCCGATCATCGCTTCAACGGCCGGCGCCACGCTTGATGATATCGACAAGGTGGTGAGTTTTTTCCGCAATCGAGAGAAAAAATTTGCCATCCTGCATTGTGTCGGCGAATATCCGACGCATATCGACACCCTGAATATGAATCAGATTGATCTGCTCAAGCGGCGCTATCCGGATGTCCCCGTCGGCTATTCAACCCATGAAGAACCGGACAATGTGGAATCCATTCAGACGGCCATCGCCAAAGGTGCATGTATCTTTGAAAAACATGTCGCCGTTGAAACAGAGGCTTTTAAGAAGAACGACTACTCGGCAACGCCCCGGCAGATCACCAGCTGGCTGCAATCTGCCGAAAAAGCCTATCGCATGGGCGGCGTTGTGGGTGAGCGATCAAAATCCACAGACAAGGAACTGGCCGACCTGAGACAATTCAAACGCGGTGTTTTCGCCGGCAGGAAGATTACCAAAGGGGAAAAGATTGATCAGACCAATACTTTTTATGCCTTTCCATGCGCTGACGGTCAACTCCTGGCCAACGATATGGCCAAATATGCCGAGCACTTTGCCGGCAGTGACATTGAAAAAAACGCCCCCGTTCAAGCATCCGGCATCAACACTGTTGATAAAAGAGAAAAAATTTATGCCATTGTCCAGCGCATTAAAAAAATATTATCCGCCGGTAATGTCGTGGTGCCGGGCATGGCTACCCTGGAAATATCACACCATTACGGCCTCGACCGTTTCGATGAAATCGGCTGCACCATCATCAATGTGGTGAACAGGGAATATTGTAAAAAGTTGATTGTTTTATGCCCCGGCCAGAAACATCCTGAACAATATCACAACGTGAAGGAAGAGACGTTTGTGGTATTACACGGGAATGTTCAGTTGATACTCGATGGCGTCGCCAAAAAATATAAAAGCGGTGACGTTGTCACGGTCACCCGCGGCACAAAACACATCTTCGAAAGCGACAACGGCGCCGTCATCGAAGAGATATCCTCAACGCATTATAAGGACGATTCCTACTATACGGATGAAACAATTCTTCAGAACAAGGACAGAAAAACCTATATTTCGCATTGGCTTGGATAATTTGCCGCAGCACGGAGCGCATCTGACAGCATGAAGACAATCGTGTGGGATATCGATGACGTACTAAATGATTGTACAAAAACGTGGCTGGAGACCTTCTGGTTGCCTGCTCATCCCGGCTGCAAATTAAAATACGGTGATTTGACAGAAAACCCGCCTCACAGGCTTTTGAAGGTCGAGCGGGAAGAATATCTCCATTCTTTGGATAAATTCCGGCTGTCGCCCCAGGCCAGGGCAATGGTTCCGGATGATCATCTCATAAACTGGTTCAGGATAAACGGCGCCCGGTTCCGGCATATTGCACTGACGGCCAGGCCGAGGAAAACCGTTTTTTCCGCAATCGACTGGGTGCTGCAATATTACAGTGAATGGTTCCAGACATTCAGTTTTGTCCCTGCAGAAAGGCCAGGTGAGCCGCCGGGGCACCCGGATCTTAATAAAAGCGATTTCCTGGCGTGGCTCGGAAAGGCTGACTATTTTATTGATGACAGCCCCGGCAACGTTATGGCGGCAAAAAAACTGAACATCAAGGCTTTTTTGGTCACACGCCCATGGAGCAGCGAAGGCTGCACACTTCAGGACATTTTGGAAACAGGTCTTAAGTAATAAAGGAAAAAAGATAACATGAAATTATCTGATTACGTTTTTGAATTTATCGCCCAATCTAAAATCAAGCACATTTTCATGCTTTCCGGCGGTGGCGCCATGCACCTTGTGGATTCCGTGGGTAAAAACAAGAACCTCACATACATCTGCAACCTGCATGAACAGGCTTGTGCCATTGCCGCCGACGCGTACAGCCAATATACCAATCATCTGGGCGTCGCATTGGTGACAACCGGCCCCGGCGGGACGAATACGATTACGGGCGTTGCGGGCGCCTGGCTGGATTCGATACCGGTTATGTTCATTTCGGGGCAGGTCAAGCGTGCGGACATGGCTGGCGCCAGCGGCGTCAGGCAAATGGGTTTTCAGGAAATCAACATTATTGAGCTGGTTTCATCCATCACCAAGTATGCCGTCACGGTTACCGAACCTGATACGATCCGATATCATCTGGAAAAGGCGATGTGGCTGGCTAAAAACGGCCGTCCCGGACCGGTCTGGATCGATATTCCGCTGGATGTCCAGGCTGCGAATATTAATGAAAATACTCTGGACGGATTTCATCCGGAAGCGTCAGATCATCCCTCCGGCATGAAAGATGATCATCTGACGTCTCAGGTTGGCAGGGCCGTTGCTCTTCTGAATCAGGCGAAACGGCCGGTCATCCTTGCAGGTAACGGCATAAGGCTGGCCGGTGCCCTGGGTCACTTTCTAGCGCTTATTGAAAAACTTCATATTCCTGTTTTAACCACCTGGAAGGCAGCGGACTTTCTGCCGGAGAAGCACCGGCTGTTTGCCGGCCGGCCCGGAGCAGTCGGACAGCGCGGTGCAAACTTCACCCAGCAGAACGCCGACTGGCTTTTAATCATCGGCACACGCATGGATCTGGGCCAGACCGCTTTCTCTCACGAAAATTTTGCGAGGGGCGCCCGAAAAATTATCGTCGATATCGATCAGGCTGAAATATCCAAATTGACCATGAACATTGATGTTCCCATCTGCACCGATGCCGGAACCTTTATCCACGAATTTCATCGGCAACAAGACAAAATCACCAACGTCGACCATTCCGAATGGCTCTCAATTTGTAAGACCTGGCAAAAAAAATACCCGGTGGTTTTACCTGAATACTGGCAACAGAAAAAATTTGTCAATGATTACGTATTAATCGACATTCTTTCAGACGAATTAAAGAAAAACGATCTCCTCATTCCCGGCAGTTCGGGCGCGTGCAGTGAACGAACCATGCAGGCAATACGCGTTAAAGCCGGCTTGCGCATCTTTAACAGCGAAGGTCTGGGATCAATGGGCTTCGGCATTCCGGCGGCCATTGGAGGCTGTATCGCCAGCGGTAAAAAACGCACGGTCTGCATCGACGGTGACGGCGGGTTTGTAATGAATATTCAGGAATTGGAAGTTGTTCGCAGATTGAATCTTCCCATCAAATTTTTTGTTTTGAACAACGGTGGTTACGTTTCGATCCAGAACACCCAGAAAAATTATTTTAACGGCAACTACGTCGCCAGCTCCGCCGCCAGCGGCCTGACGCTGCCGGATATCACTTCTGTGGCCAAAGCATTCGGCATTTCTGCGGCAAGGCTCATTAATCAAAACCGTATTCGGGATAAAGTACATGATATTCTAATGGAAAAAGGGCCTGTGGTTTGTGAAGTCATGGTGTCTCCGGATCAGGTCACAGCCCCCCGGGTTTCATCCCGGCAGCGTAAAAACGGATCCATGGAATCTCTTCCCATGGAAGATCTCTTGCCGTTTCTAGATCGGGAAGAGTTTCAATCCAGCATGAGCATTTCCTGCATCAATGAGACATAGTGCCATGAAAAAGATTTTGATCACGGGAGGAACGGGATTTATCGGACGTAATTTATGTGAACAACTGACGGGTTCTTATGAGACTGTCGCGCCGGCTTCCCGCAATCTTAATCTTTTAGATGATTTAGCTGTTTCCCGGTTTTTGAGCCAAGAACGCTTTGACGTCATCGTTCACGCGGCGACCTGGAATGCGACCAAGACGTCTACAAAAGATATCGCCAAAGTATTTGAAAACAATCTGCGCATGTTTTTTAATCTGGCCCGATGCAGAGATGAATATGGCAAAATGATTTACTACGGGTCAGGCGCGGAATTCGGCCGGGAAAATTGGAAGCCTAAAATGCGTGAAGAGGACCTTGACATGCATGTTCCAAATGATGCTTATGGTTTTTCGAAATATATTATAGCCAAATATACAATGAGCCGTCCCGATATTTATAATTTGAGACTTTTTGGTGTCTACGGGAAATATGAAGACTGGAGAATACGCTTCATCTCCAATGCCTGCGCCAAGGCTCTCTATGATATGCCGATCACCATTAAGCAAAACGTATTTTTTGATTATATGCATATTGATGATCTGGTTAACATTACACGATGGTTTATCGAAAACAATCCCCGGCACAAAACATTAAACGTCTGCACGGCAAAGACGTATGATCTTTTAACCCTGGCGGGGATCGTTCGCAGCATTTCAGGTAAGAATGTCGATATTGCAGTGAAACACGATGGACTGGGACGGGAATACAGCGGAGATCATACCAAACTGATTGCCGAAACGGGCGGAATTCATTTTAAAAGCATGGAGGACGGCATCGCCGAACTCTATGGCTGGTATCAGGATAACAAAAAGAACATCAACAGCAATCTTCTGCTGGTGGATCCCTGAAAGGAAGCGGCGGGTCAAATGCCCGCATGCAGGAAATATGAATCGGATAGAAGAGCTATTCAGACAAACAAATGAATATTACCTGGACGCCCTGGATCGAAAGTATCCTGACTTCGATCAAGTAATGGATAAAAAGCTTCCGGTTGTCATCTATGGCGCGGGACGAATGGGCGAAAAATTTCTGTACAACCTGCAAAAGCTGGGCATTGCCGCCCAGGCTTTTGCTGACGGTAATGCTGCGCGCTGGGGGCAACAACTGGCCGGAGTGGATATTGTAGATCCGACAACAATAAAAGCCAGATATGGCAGCGCCGCTGTTCTGATTGCCAGCCTGCTTTACGAATCTGAAATTGAGGCCAAGCTTTATGCTCTGGGCACCGATCATATCTATCCCCTGCGTTATCTGAACCTCAAACACCCGGACATCTTCATCTCGCCTGAATATGAAGGCGAGTCCGCAGCGCTGTTTGACGAGGCCAATCGCAGAGGCATTCTGGCATTGAATGAATTGTGGAATGACGACGAATCCAGGAGGATCTTCCAGAACATCATTGAATTTCGCCTGACGTTCAATAAAAAGTTGATACATGACTCCTCATCAAAAAACATCCAGTACTTTGAAAACGGCGTTATTCAGACAGGTGAGCAGGAGATTTTTGCTGATTGTGGCGCTTACAGCGGCGACACGCTGCAGGAATTCAGAAAACAAACCAAAAACCGGTTTAAAAAATATTACGCGTTTGAACCCGATGAAGAAAACATGAAAAAGCTCAGGCAGATAATCGAAGAAACGGACAACGGCAGAATTATCCCGGTGACCGCGGGCGTTTACATCACGTCAGGTAAAATAAGTTTTCTGGCCGAAGGCGCGCTGGATTCCCGCATCAGTTTGTCGCAGGGCACAGACTCTATACAGGTGTTCAGCCTTGATGATTTTTTTAAGCATAAAGAAGCGCCAACCTTTATTAAAATGGATATCGAGGGGGCGGAGGAAGAAGCGCTTAGGGGCGCCGAAGGTCTGCTCCGGGCCGATGCCCCGAAACTGGCCATTTCCGTGTATCACCGGGCAGCGGATCTCTGGCGGCTGCCGCTTCTGATCAAGGGGCTGCAAAAGCATTATCGTCTGTATCTGCGCCACTACTCCAGTGAGATTGTCGATACGGTATGCTACGCTGTTTAGCCGCGTTCAGAACAGGGGAAAACCAATGACACAAAAACAAGCAGATCTGCTCGATCGGGAACAAACCCGGGAACGTCTGAAAAAAGAGAAGCCGGCGGTATATGCCAAGTTTCTGGAGCTTGACCGCAAGGCCGCGCAGGGGCAAAGCCCGCCGCCGGTGATTGAAATTGCCTATCGCTACGACTGTAACCTCAACTGCGATCATTGTTTTGCCAGTTGTTTTCAGAAGAAAAGCAGGCGGCTTTCTCTGGATGATCTCAGACAATTGTCTTTGCAGGCGGAAAAAATGGGCGTCTATCAGTTCATCCTTCAGGGCGGCGAACCCCTGTTCTGGAAAGATTTTGATGATGTTGTCAACGCCTTGAACCCCCGGAATTTTTACATGGGTCTGGTCACCAACGCCACGCTCCTTAACCGTGAAAGACTGGATCATCTGCGCGCTCTGGGCATCGACAAGATTGTGATGAGCCTCGATTCCTTCAACCAGGAGCAATATGAGACCAATCGCCGCAAAGACGGCATTTTTCAGCACACCCTTGAAATGCTCAGGCAGGCCAGAGACGCAGGTCTACGCGTTGTCATCAACACGGTCGCTACGACGCAAAACGTCCGGGCGCCCGAACTGCTGAATCTGATTCAATTTGCCAAAGAAAACGGATTTATCATTTATGTGAATTTCGCCACACCCATCGGCAGTTGGAAAGGCCGTTACGACCTGCTTCTGACGCCGGAAGATGCGAACTATATCTATCAGCTCAACTGCGAACATGAAATTATCAAAAGAGATATTTTCCCCTACAAAGGCGTCAAGGTGCCCTGCCCCGCTTTACGCAGCGTCGTTTACATCACCGAATATGGCGATGTGCTGCCCTGTCCTTTTCTCCACATCGCCATCGGCAATATTTTGCAGGAGCCGCTTCCGGATATTTTGCGCCGCGGCATGACCATCTCGTGGTTTAAACACCCGCCATCCGTCTGCCTGGCAAGCGAGGATATGGATTTCATAAAAAATAAAATCGCCGGCATGTACGGCAAACCCTCGCCGGTTGACATGTATGAGGTGTTCGCACCTGACGAGATGGAAAAGGAAAATACATGAATGTCCTAATCGTTGTGCCGCATATGAACGCTTTATTCAAGCGAACCGATCTGGAAAACGTCACCGAATATCCATACAATTACACGTTTCCCATCGGGCCGGGATATATTTCCACAGCCTTGAAAAACGCCGGAATCAACACCTTTTGTGTAGATCTCAATTTCTACGATGATCCCATGCGCAAACTGGACCAAATGATTATGGATCATCGCGTCGACGTTGTCGGCATCGGCGGCCTGTCGCGGGAATACTGGCGCATCAAGCATATTTTTGATCATATCAGGAAACACTATCCGCACATCATCACCATTCTGGGCGGAGGCATCATCTCAGCCGAACCGGAACTGATCTTTACGGACATGAAAATCGATTTCGGCGTTCTGGGCGAAGGAGACAGGACCATCGTCGAACTGGTCCGGGCTCTGGAATCCGGCGGAAAACCCGCCGGGGTCAACGGCATTATTTTCAATGACAACGGCCGTCCGCTGATGACGCCCCCCCGCGACGTCATTGCCAGTCTGGATGAGATGCCGCTGCCCGATTATGACAGTTTTGAACTGAACAAATATCTGGATTATCAAAAGTGCCTGGATTTCTGGTTTATCAAGGAGGACAATCCGCGAGCCCTGCCGATTGTCGCGAGTCGCTCCTGCCCTCACAATTGCACGTTCTGCTATCATACCGTACCGACTTACCGTCAGGTATCGCTCGATCGTCTGTTTACCGATATCGAATACCTGGTCCCGAAATACAACATTAACTTCCTGTTCATTTACGACGACCTTTTCGCATCGTCCAAAAACAACAGCCGATTGGTGGAATTCTGCCGGC
Encoded here:
- a CDS encoding NAD-dependent dehydratase translates to MRHSAMKKILITGGTGFIGRNLCEQLTGSYETVAPASRNLNLLDDLAVSRFLSQERFDVIVHAATWNATKTSTKDIAKVFENNLRMFFNLARCRDEYGKMIYYGSGAEFGRENWKPKMREEDLDMHVPNDAYGFSKYIIAKYTMSRPDIYNLRLFGVYGKYEDWRIRFISNACAKALYDMPITIKQNVFFDYMHIDDLVNITRWFIENNPRHKTLNVCTAKTYDLLTLAGIVRSISGKNVDIAVKHDGLGREYSGDHTKLIAETGGIHFKSMEDGIAELYGWYQDNKKNINSNLLLVDP